A window of Bacteroidales bacterium contains these coding sequences:
- a CDS encoding OadG family protein, giving the protein MWWISDIHFDISAVYGEGVTIAIIGYLVVFIALVLSFFLFANLPRIIYYQNRREHKERTKQKKQPGHEEMHISSEVTAAIATALYLYSIELHDRESNVITIERVRKRYSPWSSKIYGLRRWPHKTF; this is encoded by the coding sequence ATGTGGTGGATAAGTGATATACATTTTGATATTTCCGCTGTGTACGGAGAAGGAGTGACAATAGCCATTATCGGGTATCTGGTTGTGTTCATTGCCCTGGTGCTGTCCTTTTTTTTATTTGCCAATCTTCCCAGGATCATTTATTACCAGAACCGACGGGAACATAAAGAAAGGACTAAGCAGAAAAAACAACCGGGGCATGAGGAAATGCATATCTCGTCAGAAGTTACTGCCGCTATTGCTACAGCGCTCTATCTCTATTCTATTGAACTGCATGATCGTGAAAGCAATGTGATTACCATTGAAAGGGTTCGAAAGCGATATTCACCGTGGAGTTCTAAGATATATGGTTTGAGACGATGGCCTCATAAAACCTTTTAA
- a CDS encoding biotin/lipoyl-binding protein, giving the protein MKKFRFKIRGNAYEVEVKDFEDNIAHIEVNGTLYEVEVEQKETVRSKTPKLIRTHVQPKRTESKIKKNVSSRASAVNAPLPGNIYKILVSEGDEIKKGDKIMIMESMKMENNVLAEKDGRIRTIRVNEGDAVLQNDMLAEIE; this is encoded by the coding sequence ATGAAAAAATTCAGATTTAAAATAAGAGGCAATGCTTACGAGGTGGAAGTAAAGGATTTTGAGGACAATATTGCCCATATAGAGGTCAATGGCACTTTATACGAAGTAGAGGTAGAGCAGAAAGAAACGGTAAGGTCCAAAACACCGAAACTGATCCGTACCCATGTGCAACCCAAAAGAACTGAGAGCAAGATCAAAAAAAATGTAAGCAGCCGCGCCTCAGCAGTTAATGCTCCATTACCCGGTAACATTTATAAAATACTGGTCAGTGAAGGAGATGAAATAAAAAAGGGAGATAAAATTATGATCATGGAGTCGATGAAGATGGAAAATAATGTGCTGGCTGAAAAAGATGGAAGAATCCGTACCATTAGGGTAAATGAGGGAGATGCAGTCCTCCAGAACGATATGCTGGCAGAAATTGAATAA
- a CDS encoding sodium ion-translocating decarboxylase subunit beta, with the protein MKFHGTWKVTSGNRIIVSFHDESLGQREGYLTDDGKLIIGDQKFKNYSLPIAGLLSFYEYTGFGNVTPGHLIMLVVGLFFIFLAIRFEYEPLLLIPIGVGIIIGNIPFYQAEGFNLQLGLYEEGSVLNYLYFGVKQGVYPPLIFLGIGAMTDFSSLISNPRLMLLGAAAQIGIFLTFLGALALGYTPAESGAIGIIGGADGPTAIFLSSKLAPHLIGPIAIAAYSYMALVPVIQPPFMRLLTSKEERRIVMKPPRSVSKLEKILFPIIGLLLTAYISPSALPLLGMLFFGNILKESGVTRRLAETARHSLIDIVTILLGLTVGASTQADIFLTSKSLMIFGLGALSFMIATIGGLLFAKTMNLFLKDENKINPLIGASGVSAVPDSARVVQHEGLLANPNNHLLMHAMAPNVSGVIGSAVAAGILISFLM; encoded by the coding sequence ATGAAATTTCATGGTACCTGGAAGGTAACTTCCGGAAATCGCATCATTGTGTCATTTCACGATGAATCACTTGGACAGAGGGAGGGATATTTGACCGATGATGGGAAATTGATTATTGGAGACCAGAAATTTAAAAATTATTCGTTGCCCATAGCAGGACTACTGAGTTTCTATGAATATACCGGTTTTGGCAATGTGACTCCTGGTCATCTGATCATGCTGGTTGTAGGGTTGTTTTTTATATTTCTTGCTATCCGGTTTGAATATGAACCCCTGCTTCTTATACCCATAGGGGTCGGAATCATTATAGGGAACATACCTTTTTATCAGGCAGAGGGTTTCAATTTGCAACTGGGTTTGTATGAAGAGGGGAGTGTGCTCAATTATCTCTATTTCGGTGTGAAACAAGGGGTATATCCGCCCCTGATCTTTCTGGGTATAGGGGCTATGACCGATTTCAGTTCACTTATCTCCAATCCGAGGCTGATGCTTTTGGGAGCAGCAGCCCAAATAGGAATTTTTTTGACTTTTCTGGGCGCCCTTGCTCTGGGTTATACTCCTGCAGAATCGGGTGCCATTGGTATCATTGGAGGAGCCGACGGGCCTACGGCCATTTTTCTCTCATCCAAACTGGCTCCGCATTTGATCGGCCCCATCGCTATTGCCGCATATTCCTATATGGCGCTTGTTCCTGTCATTCAACCACCCTTTATGCGGTTGCTGACAAGCAAGGAAGAAAGGAGGATCGTGATGAAACCGCCACGCTCTGTTTCAAAGCTTGAAAAAATACTGTTTCCCATCATCGGTTTGTTGTTAACTGCTTATATTTCTCCCAGTGCTTTACCTTTGCTGGGGATGTTGTTTTTTGGCAACATACTTAAAGAATCCGGGGTTACGCGCCGTTTGGCTGAAACGGCACGTCATTCCCTGATCGATATTGTAACCATTCTTCTGGGTTTAACTGTAGGAGCCTCGACACAGGCGGATATATTCCTGACATCCAAATCACTTATGATATTCGGGCTGGGCGCTCTTTCATTTATGATAGCCACCATCGGAGGGCTGCTTTTTGCAAAAACCATGAATCTCTTTCTGAAAGACGAAAACAAGATCAATCCGCTGATCGGAGCTTCCGGTGTATCTGCAGTCCCAGACAGTGCCAGGGTTGTACAGCATGAAGGTTTGCTGGCCAATCCCAATAATCACCTCTTGATGCATGCCATGGCACCCAATGTATCCGGTGTTATAGGCTCGGCCGTTGCCGCGGGTATTTTGATCAGTTTTCTGATGTAA
- a CDS encoding type IX secretion system membrane protein PorP/SprF, protein MKRLIVIVLLIMGGNLCFSQDPQFTQFYASPMYLAPSFAGSTKGKRVATSYRNQWPALKKSFVTYSFSYDHYLPTVNSGLGLLFLREQAGTGILSKTNIGLSYSYHLKLNHEWRVIPGIELLYTQNGLHFHKLTFGSELLNNTAEVKPEPQDFTWDVDAGASALFYSEDIWVGFTADHLLKPNVSLTARESTIPMRFSLFGGTKIPINKKYGQNTRENLFPAFHLMKQGENSQLNLGLYWNYTPFMMGMWYRGIPLIKDIPSNDAIALLVGYNIDQFNIGYSYDITVSNLAGLTQGAHEISLVYTFGKHKEPREKWVKSPCPVAW, encoded by the coding sequence ATGAAAAGGCTTATTGTCATAGTTCTGCTGATTATGGGTGGCAATCTTTGTTTCTCTCAGGATCCGCAGTTTACACAATTTTATGCGTCTCCGATGTATCTGGCCCCCTCTTTTGCAGGAAGCACAAAAGGGAAGCGAGTTGCCACCAGTTACAGAAATCAATGGCCTGCATTAAAGAAGTCTTTTGTTACGTATTCTTTCTCCTACGATCATTATCTGCCTACTGTCAACAGCGGACTCGGACTTTTGTTCCTCCGGGAACAGGCGGGAACGGGCATATTATCAAAAACCAATATTGGATTAAGCTACAGTTATCACCTTAAACTTAACCATGAATGGCGGGTAATTCCGGGAATAGAGCTGCTTTATACACAGAATGGCTTACATTTTCATAAACTTACCTTTGGTTCGGAATTATTGAACAACACTGCGGAGGTGAAACCAGAACCGCAGGATTTTACCTGGGATGTAGATGCCGGCGCTTCTGCATTATTTTATTCTGAAGATATCTGGGTAGGATTTACTGCCGATCATCTCCTGAAGCCCAACGTATCCCTGACAGCAAGAGAAAGTACCATTCCCATGAGGTTTTCCTTATTTGGAGGGACGAAAATCCCTATCAATAAGAAATACGGCCAGAACACCAGGGAAAACCTTTTTCCTGCTTTTCACCTGATGAAGCAGGGGGAGAATTCCCAGTTGAACCTGGGATTATACTGGAATTACACTCCATTCATGATGGGCATGTGGTACAGGGGGATACCTCTGATAAAGGATATTCCCAGTAATGATGCCATAGCTCTTTTGGTTGGTTATAATATTGATCAGTTTAATATCGGATACAGTTATGATATTACCGTATCGAACCTGGCCGGTCTTACCCAGGGGGCGCACGAGATATCCCTGGTCTATACCTTTGGGAAGCATAAAGAACCCCGCGAAAAATGGGTTAAATCTCCCTGTCCTGTCGCATGGTAA
- a CDS encoding OmpH family outer membrane protein, whose protein sequence is MKKVNLVIHIVLGIAVVVLFVLYFTSEGEQLQQVTGKEEAAETSKGTEIKGNLRIAYVNIDSLLSEYHMYQDKRDEFTDEQSSSQAKLQSRSQRLQQQYEDLKEKLDKGLITRSKARMMQQELSKEEQELYQMRNQISSELSEKEQVIYRQVLQSIMDYLDDYAAENNYHFILSYSFGGPILYKHKRFNITQRVVEGLNEQYHNNQ, encoded by the coding sequence ATGAAAAAAGTCAATCTTGTAATCCATATTGTTTTAGGAATTGCAGTTGTAGTATTGTTTGTGTTGTATTTCACCTCCGAAGGGGAACAACTCCAACAGGTAACCGGGAAAGAAGAAGCAGCCGAAACTTCAAAAGGAACAGAGATAAAAGGAAATTTGCGAATAGCCTATGTAAACATTGATTCCTTATTGTCAGAATATCATATGTATCAGGACAAAAGGGATGAGTTTACCGATGAGCAGAGCAGTTCCCAGGCAAAGCTACAGAGCCGGTCACAGCGACTCCAGCAGCAATATGAGGATTTAAAAGAAAAATTAGATAAGGGTCTGATTACCCGATCAAAAGCCCGTATGATGCAACAGGAGCTTAGCAAAGAAGAACAGGAACTGTATCAGATGCGCAATCAGATAAGTTCAGAGCTTTCAGAAAAAGAGCAGGTTATTTACAGACAGGTGTTGCAAAGCATTATGGACTATCTTGATGACTATGCAGCAGAAAACAATTATCATTTCATATTGAGTTATTCGTTTGGCGGGCCCATTTTATATAAACATAAAAGATTCAATATCACCCAAAGGGTAGTGGAGGGTTTGAATGAGCAATATCATAATAACCAGTAA
- the kynU gene encoding kynureninase, which translates to MAVDFSDDKHFALQMDQKDPLLNYRDHFFIPEGSLYMDGNSLGLLSKESEYALKRVLNEWRDLGIKGWLNGKQPWFYFAEKIGEKASDLVGALPEELILTGTTTINLHALVSSLYQPSGNKTKILADELNFPSDIYALKGQIRMKGLDPEKELILVSSHDGYTLKESDIVEQMNDEVTLILLPSVLYRSGQLLDMEYLTKEAHRRNILIGFDCSHSVGVIPHEFDRWDVDFAVFCSYKYLNGGPGSTAFLYLNQKHFDKEPILAGWFGNNKETQFNMSLEFDPSHNAGGWQISSPGILGSAPLEGSIDLINEAGIQNIREKSLAMTSYLIYLIRELLYENPYNFKIVTPSSEENRGGHISITRPEEAFRINEALKSKGVVPDFRPPGLIRIAPSPLYNTYLEIWQVVQYLKEIVDNREYERFSDDRDAIS; encoded by the coding sequence ATGGCGGTAGATTTTTCAGACGATAAGCATTTTGCCCTGCAAATGGATCAGAAAGATCCGCTTTTAAATTACAGAGACCACTTTTTTATCCCGGAGGGCAGTCTTTATATGGACGGCAACTCTCTGGGCCTGCTTTCCAAAGAATCTGAATACGCGCTGAAACGGGTGTTAAATGAATGGCGTGATTTAGGCATAAAAGGTTGGTTGAATGGGAAACAACCGTGGTTTTATTTTGCGGAAAAAATTGGTGAAAAGGCTTCGGATCTTGTTGGGGCACTGCCTGAAGAACTGATCCTGACCGGTACAACTACCATCAATCTTCATGCCCTGGTGAGTTCCCTGTATCAACCATCCGGTAACAAGACAAAAATTCTGGCGGATGAGCTGAACTTCCCCTCAGATATTTATGCATTGAAAGGTCAGATCAGGATGAAAGGCCTGGATCCAGAAAAGGAGTTAATCCTTGTGTCATCACATGACGGATATACCCTAAAAGAGTCGGATATTGTAGAACAAATGAACGATGAGGTCACATTGATCTTATTGCCTTCGGTATTATACCGGAGCGGGCAGTTGCTGGATATGGAATACCTGACAAAAGAGGCTCACAGGAGAAATATTCTGATTGGATTTGATTGCAGTCATTCCGTGGGCGTCATACCTCACGAATTCGATCGATGGGATGTGGATTTTGCAGTATTCTGCAGCTATAAGTATCTCAATGGTGGACCGGGAAGCACTGCTTTTTTATATTTGAATCAGAAGCATTTCGATAAGGAACCCATACTTGCTGGTTGGTTTGGTAACAACAAGGAGACCCAGTTCAATATGTCGCTGGAGTTTGATCCCTCGCACAATGCCGGGGGATGGCAAATATCTTCGCCCGGTATACTGGGTTCAGCCCCTTTAGAAGGCAGTATTGATCTGATCAATGAAGCGGGAATACAAAACATCAGGGAAAAATCCCTGGCCATGACCTCCTACCTGATCTATCTGATCCGTGAGCTCCTTTATGAGAACCCCTATAACTTTAAGATTGTAACACCTTCATCTGAAGAAAACCGGGGAGGACACATCTCCATTACCCGGCCTGAGGAAGCATTCAGAATCAATGAAGCGCTGAAGAGCAAAGGCGTTGTACCCGATTTTCGTCCTCCCGGGCTCATACGCATTGCACCCTCACCGCTCTATAATACCTATCTGGAGATCTGGCAGGTGGTTCAATACCTGAAAGAGATTGTTGATAACAGGGAATATGAGCGTTTCTCTGATGACCGTGACGCCATTTCCTGA
- the trmD gene encoding tRNA (guanosine(37)-N1)-methyltransferase TrmD, producing MRIDILTGLPELLESPLNHSIINRAREKRIAEIHVHNLRDYSTDKHRNIDEYAFGGGAGMVMTIEPIDRAIQKLTSERKYDEIIYTAPEGKRYSQKTANKYATFQNLIILCGHYKGVDQRVRDHLITKEISVGDYVLTGGELAAAVIVDSVVRLLPGVLSDETSALTDSFQDDLLSPPVYTRPADYKGWKVPDILLSGNFPEIEKWREQKAIERTRQLRPDLLDDDEEEDQD from the coding sequence ATGCGAATAGATATATTAACCGGTTTACCGGAACTTCTGGAAAGTCCTCTGAATCATTCCATTATTAACCGAGCCAGGGAAAAGAGAATAGCAGAAATTCATGTGCATAACCTGAGGGATTATTCAACGGATAAGCACCGAAACATAGATGAATATGCCTTTGGAGGAGGAGCAGGCATGGTGATGACCATTGAGCCCATTGACCGGGCAATACAAAAGCTAACTTCCGAGAGGAAGTATGATGAGATCATCTATACCGCTCCGGAAGGAAAACGATATAGCCAGAAAACGGCAAACAAATATGCTACTTTTCAAAATCTGATCATCCTTTGTGGTCATTATAAAGGTGTTGATCAGAGGGTAAGGGATCATTTAATCACTAAAGAAATATCAGTCGGGGATTATGTTCTTACTGGAGGAGAGCTGGCTGCAGCGGTTATCGTTGACAGCGTGGTGAGATTATTACCGGGTGTTCTCAGTGATGAAACCTCAGCGCTTACCGATTCTTTTCAGGATGATCTGCTGTCACCCCCGGTTTATACAAGACCGGCTGATTACAAAGGATGGAAGGTTCCGGATATCCTCCTTTCAGGTAATTTTCCCGAGATAGAAAAGTGGAGGGAACAAAAAGCCATTGAACGAACCCGCCAACTCAGGCCGGATTTACTTGATGATGACGAAGAGGAGGACCAGGATTGA
- a CDS encoding PAS domain-containing protein, with protein MVKENWESQENYPEKDILNELNVEAKRSVNAVVVLDAEGRLDWVNEGFEAIYGFPFNEYLEKFGHYIFSEESKGFELMLDQFKNGQQGLTFEHKIQTDFTGTQWIQTTLTPVFDEDNRLKKIIAVETDVSDDHIERKKTEELLANIFPFEIIEQLKIRGTVRSKKYRRVTVLFADFKNFTRLTTTMEVDGLISELNRYIRKFDEIIERHYIEKIKTMGDAYMCAGGLPMRNYSNPFDVTLASLEIQRFVREMAVEKEARGEQPWELRLGIHTGEVMAGVIGSKKFAYDIWGNTVNIAARMEETAQEGRINISAATYGYIKDYFDCTYRGKVRMKNNPEVVDMYFVNRIKPEYSEDGEGIRPNDSFRKILSTY; from the coding sequence ATGGTAAAAGAGAATTGGGAAAGTCAGGAAAATTATCCGGAGAAGGATATTCTGAATGAGTTGAATGTAGAAGCTAAGCGTTCGGTCAATGCCGTTGTAGTATTGGATGCGGAGGGGAGACTGGATTGGGTAAATGAAGGTTTTGAAGCAATATATGGATTTCCCTTTAACGAATACCTGGAAAAATTCGGACATTATATTTTTTCGGAAGAAAGCAAGGGTTTTGAATTGATGCTTGACCAATTCAAAAACGGACAGCAAGGGTTAACCTTTGAGCATAAAATACAAACTGATTTTACCGGAACCCAATGGATTCAAACTACATTGACTCCTGTTTTCGATGAGGATAACAGATTGAAAAAAATCATCGCTGTGGAAACCGATGTCTCTGATGATCATATTGAAAGGAAAAAAACCGAAGAACTTCTGGCCAACATTTTTCCTTTTGAGATTATCGAACAGTTGAAAATCAGGGGGACCGTCAGATCAAAGAAGTATAGACGGGTTACAGTTTTATTTGCTGATTTCAAAAATTTCACCCGCCTGACCACAACCATGGAGGTAGATGGTTTAATTTCCGAACTGAACAGGTATATAAGAAAATTTGATGAGATCATAGAAAGGCATTATATAGAAAAGATCAAAACCATGGGAGATGCTTATATGTGTGCCGGTGGACTTCCCATGAGAAATTACAGCAACCCGTTTGATGTTACCCTGGCAAGTTTGGAGATTCAAAGATTTGTTAGGGAGATGGCTGTTGAGAAGGAAGCCAGGGGTGAACAACCATGGGAATTGCGTTTGGGAATTCATACGGGTGAAGTAATGGCCGGAGTGATAGGAAGCAAAAAGTTTGCTTATGATATTTGGGGCAATACTGTAAATATTGCCGCCCGGATGGAGGAGACAGCTCAGGAGGGCAGGATAAATATTTCCGCTGCCACCTATGGATATATAAAAGACTATTTTGACTGTACCTACCGGGGGAAGGTCAGGATGAAAAACAATCCCGAAGTGGTGGATATGTATTTTGTAAATCGTATTAAGCCCGAGTATTCTGAGGATGGAGAAGGCATACGGCCCAATGATTCTTTCCGCAAGATACTATCCACATATTAG
- a CDS encoding GxxExxY protein, producing MEVTKKYLDELIYKVIGCAIEVHKYLGSGLLESIYEKFLLRELKIRGINCVNIFKEGERGLVNNLVFEWPEK from the coding sequence ATGGAAGTAACAAAGAAATACTTAGATGAGCTCATCTATAAGGTCATAGGATGTGCCATTGAAGTACATAAATATTTAGGTTCGGGACTGCTGGAAAGCATTTATGAAAAATTTTTATTGAGGGAATTAAAAATTAGAGGAATTAATTGTGTGAATATTTTTAAAGAGGGCGAAAGAGGCCTGGTTAACAACTTGGTTTTTGAATGGCCTGAGAAATAA
- a CDS encoding cytidine deaminase has protein sequence MRKKEHHSIFYECSSLSELSPSDRQLVEKAETAASNAYAPYSEFHVGSAVLLENGRSFVGNNQENVAFPSGLCAERVAVFYAKAQFPEVPIETLAIAALKKGKLAEEPPAPCGGCLQVLLENERRDQHPIKIVLYGSNKIVMGEGVRQFMPLGFDGKAL, from the coding sequence ATGAGAAAAAAAGAACATCATTCCATATTTTACGAATGCTCCTCACTTTCCGAGCTTTCTCCCAGTGACCGCCAGCTTGTAGAAAAAGCCGAAACCGCTGCATCAAATGCTTATGCACCTTACTCGGAATTTCATGTAGGAAGCGCAGTCTTATTGGAAAACGGAAGATCCTTTGTGGGAAATAACCAGGAAAATGTGGCTTTCCCTTCCGGTTTATGTGCAGAAAGAGTGGCGGTATTTTATGCCAAAGCACAGTTTCCCGAAGTCCCCATAGAAACATTAGCCATAGCGGCCCTTAAAAAGGGTAAACTGGCAGAAGAGCCTCCTGCTCCCTGTGGAGGATGCCTTCAGGTGTTACTGGAAAATGAACGAAGAGACCAGCATCCCATAAAAATCGTGCTTTATGGGTCAAATAAAATCGTAATGGGTGAAGGCGTCAGGCAGTTCATGCCCTTGGGGTTTGACGGGAAAGCGCTCTGA